One segment of Halomonas sp. TD01 DNA contains the following:
- a CDS encoding ATP-binding protein — MKGVKRKLARWLPSSLRGRFVIIMIAGVLAAQAASYALWTSQVRASQLEQLDELSSNMAFSIASTMRFFRSLPVDYRHIVLDQLRSMGGTRFFVSVNERRIPVDDIGSGPEKEVVVDNVRSILTQQLSIDDVVVEFSRPDTLRVFNNEVLLYDLPPRWGQHSLLMEPLSPPILVVQLELAPDTWLYVATLLGVPDIFSGYRWLSEERLLVGVLLVLSVLALSLLGITSVTRPLARLSKAARQLGDDLDSPPLKESGPKEVAATAVAFNRMQRRIREQIDERERLFSAISHDLKTPITRLRLRAEMLDDPAQRERFCASLDELTELVKGALASVKGLDLHEDPQPTDLNALLLEIAEGLRLHGGDVSLYGTVLPLTVKPLALKRCLANLLENAVFYGQKATVTLEEQAGVVTLHIHDNGPGIPDAQLSRVFSPFVRLEASRSRYTGGSGLGLGIARHIARAHGGDIVLSNHLSGGLVATLTLPRQTSVTDL; from the coding sequence GTGAAAGGCGTAAAGCGCAAGCTCGCACGTTGGTTACCCAGCAGTCTACGCGGGCGCTTTGTGATTATTATGATTGCGGGCGTTCTGGCCGCTCAAGCGGCCAGCTATGCGCTGTGGACTTCCCAGGTGCGGGCCAGTCAGCTTGAACAGTTAGATGAGCTGTCCAGCAACATGGCCTTCAGCATTGCTTCGACCATGCGGTTTTTCCGTTCGCTGCCGGTAGATTACCGGCACATTGTGCTGGATCAACTGCGTAGCATGGGCGGCACGCGCTTTTTTGTCAGCGTGAATGAGCGGCGCATTCCTGTCGACGATATTGGCAGCGGCCCGGAAAAAGAGGTCGTGGTGGACAATGTGCGCTCTATTTTGACCCAACAACTCTCCATTGATGATGTGGTGGTGGAGTTTTCCCGCCCGGACACTTTGCGCGTGTTTAACAATGAAGTGCTGCTTTATGATTTACCACCTCGTTGGGGGCAGCACAGTTTGTTAATGGAGCCACTGTCTCCACCTATCTTAGTGGTTCAACTGGAACTAGCCCCCGATACCTGGCTTTACGTGGCCACACTGCTTGGCGTGCCAGATATTTTTAGCGGCTATCGTTGGCTTTCTGAAGAGCGTTTATTAGTTGGCGTGTTGTTGGTGCTCAGTGTGTTAGCACTTTCCCTGCTAGGCATTACCAGTGTGACCCGCCCGTTGGCGCGGCTTTCAAAAGCGGCACGACAACTGGGAGATGACTTGGATAGCCCGCCACTCAAAGAGAGCGGCCCTAAAGAAGTGGCCGCCACCGCGGTGGCCTTTAATCGTATGCAGCGGCGTATTCGCGAACAGATTGATGAGCGCGAGCGGCTGTTTTCGGCGATTTCTCATGATCTTAAAACCCCCATTACACGGTTACGACTGCGGGCTGAAATGCTCGATGACCCCGCTCAGCGCGAACGTTTTTGTGCCTCGCTTGACGAGTTGACCGAACTGGTCAAAGGCGCACTGGCCTCGGTAAAAGGGCTGGACCTGCATGAAGATCCGCAGCCCACGGATCTTAACGCGCTGCTGTTGGAAATTGCCGAAGGGCTGCGTTTGCACGGGGGCGACGTGTCACTCTATGGCACTGTGTTACCACTGACCGTTAAGCCGCTGGCGCTGAAACGCTGCTTGGCAAACCTGCTTGAAAACGCAGTGTTTTATGGCCAGAAAGCAACCGTAACGCTGGAAGAGCAGGCGGGTGTCGTGACGTTGCATATTCATGATAATGGCCCCGGCATTCCTGATGCGCAGCTTTCCCGGGTGTTTTCACCTTTTGTGCGCCTGGAAGCCTCTCGAAGCCGTTACACTGGTGGAAGCGGCCTGGGGCTTGGCATTGCCAGGCATATTGCTCGTGCCCACGGGGGCGATATTGTCTTATCTAACCACTTGTCTGGTGGGTTGGTGGCCACGTTAACGCTACCGCGCCAAACAAGTGTTACTGACTTGTAA
- a CDS encoding response regulator, giving the protein MTTTPATLMVVDDDSEIRELLADYLGRHGYQVLTADGADSLYQQLAKQTPDLLIVDVMMPGDDGFTICRELRKTSDIPIIMLTASADDTDRVLGLELGADDYIAKPFNPRELLARIKAVLRRARPAAATVATAQEARRVRFGDWQLDRMTRELIDQEGIRTALSGADFQLLQVFLERPATVITRDDLYTLTRGREAPPLDRSIDVHVCRLRQRLGEDAQHSQLIRTVRGAGYVLTAKVEPTS; this is encoded by the coding sequence ATGACTACCACGCCTGCTACCTTGATGGTCGTTGATGACGACTCGGAAATTCGCGAACTACTGGCAGACTATTTAGGACGTCACGGTTATCAAGTGCTGACCGCCGACGGAGCGGATTCGCTGTATCAGCAACTGGCCAAGCAAACGCCAGACTTGTTGATTGTTGACGTTATGATGCCGGGGGATGACGGTTTTACCATCTGCCGAGAACTGCGCAAAACCAGCGACATACCGATTATTATGCTCACCGCTAGTGCTGATGATACTGACCGTGTTTTGGGACTCGAATTGGGTGCTGACGACTATATCGCTAAGCCCTTTAATCCTCGCGAGCTGCTGGCGCGGATTAAAGCGGTGCTGCGCCGAGCCCGTCCTGCTGCAGCAACTGTCGCGACAGCCCAAGAGGCCCGCCGGGTGCGTTTTGGTGACTGGCAACTTGACCGCATGACCCGCGAACTGATTGATCAGGAAGGTATTCGGACCGCACTTTCCGGCGCAGATTTTCAACTACTGCAAGTGTTTCTGGAGCGGCCTGCCACGGTCATTACCCGGGATGATCTCTACACATTGACCCGCGGACGTGAAGCACCACCGTTGGATCGCTCGATTGACGTACATGTGTGCCGTTTGCGCCAGCGGTTGGGGGAAGACGCGCAGCACTCTCAACTGATTCGTACTGTGCGCGGGGCTGGCTATGTGCTGACCGCCAAGGTTGAACCCACTTCGTGA
- a CDS encoding Cof-type HAD-IIB family hydrolase, whose translation MTPRLIVSDLDGTLLGSDHRLHESTIEVLRALVTQGHHVALASGRHYHDMRVFRDQLDIPIHLISTNGAYTHDPAGTLLSATHLEPAHAETLIQLPRPPQVRLSLYRENGWHVDAEAPHLLSLHASTGFTYEVVPPEEMDAKGVGKVLYLGDPDSLAQLEAQAHQACGQSLHITYSTTDALEIMAGGVNKGVALTALLETLKLTPAECLAFGDNLNDTEMLNLSGEAQVMANAHPALFDRIEGAERIGHHGEAAVAKWLQKRFGL comes from the coding sequence ATGACACCACGCCTTATCGTTTCCGACCTTGACGGTACGCTGTTAGGCAGCGACCACCGACTGCACGAAAGTACTATTGAGGTGCTAAGGGCTCTTGTAACGCAAGGCCATCATGTTGCGCTGGCTTCTGGTCGCCATTACCACGACATGCGGGTATTTCGCGATCAGTTAGATATCCCGATCCATTTGATCAGCACCAATGGTGCGTATACCCACGACCCCGCTGGCACGCTGTTGAGCGCGACGCATCTTGAACCAGCCCATGCCGAAACACTTATTCAGCTGCCGCGCCCGCCCCAGGTGCGGCTCAGCCTTTACCGTGAAAACGGTTGGCATGTCGATGCCGAGGCACCACATCTACTGTCATTGCATGCATCGACTGGCTTTACTTACGAGGTCGTGCCGCCGGAAGAGATGGATGCCAAGGGTGTTGGTAAAGTGCTCTATCTGGGCGACCCAGATTCATTAGCGCAACTGGAAGCGCAGGCCCATCAAGCATGTGGGCAGAGTTTACATATTACTTACTCCACCACGGATGCTCTGGAAATCATGGCCGGAGGCGTCAATAAAGGTGTGGCCTTAACGGCGCTGCTGGAAACGTTAAAGCTGACACCGGCAGAGTGCTTGGCCTTTGGCGATAACCTGAATGATACCGAAATGCTTAACCTGTCAGGGGAGGCCCAGGTAATGGCCAATGCCCACCCCGCACTATTTGATCGTATAGAGGGGGCTGAACGTATCGGCCACCACGGCGAAGCTGCTGTTGCCAAGTGGCTTCAAAAGCGCTTTGGGCTGTAA
- a CDS encoding beta-N-acetylhexosaminidase has protein sequence MTKLTMKALTALAVGIAINSVAAQASEATQLGVSSAHDLAQRLDVQYTITANQPQAHNIDCQKLGADYAACFTATILLTNTSDEAIEASDWGLYFSSIRRLLKMDHPELTLTRITGDLHRIEPNDAFTGLGAGESLEIPIVGEYWQLFMTDVMPNWYLAVDDETAVIDNTRDELLTDFVGVPEGELLMRTPEDRNVVMTAETRFERNAAATAIPAEALRGAIVPTPQSSRLGKATLDLSEGVSLVMPMLSEASIAALGERFERLDIPVNEGENGLVIRARLVSESDALDDALARKGGYRLQLDESGADILAFDAAGAFYAVQSLIAATDEAGLVPAMDVDDAPRYDYRGVMLDVARNFKDKASVLRLLDQMAAYKLNRFHFHLTDDEGWRLEIPGLAELTEVGSKRCHDLDETNCLLPQLGSGPAADTSGSGFYTREDYIDIVRYAEARHIRVIPEIDMPAHARAAVVAMEARHHRLLEEGDSVAANEYRLIDPEDMSNTLSVQLYDRRSYLNPCLESTHRFVDKVMGEVVSMHQEAGQTLENWHFGGDEAKNILLGHGFQDIDAKEAVDWRGTIDQRDQHHPWEASPICQQRIASGEVASVEELPSRFALQVNRIANAYGIPRMSAWQDGLKHVESAAEFATPQVAVNFWDPLFWGGSQSVAEWQSRGYEVILSSPDYLYFDMPYEVNPYERGYYWATRFTDTRKVFSFAPDNLAQNAETSVDRDGNTFRAESVEGWQGARGISGQAWGETVRSEAQMEYMIFPRLLALAERAWHRAEWELGYRPGQVFVGGETSFVDHETLTEDWQRFANLLGQRILPRLEQDGIAYRLPLPGARIEAGRLEANVALPGVAIEYSLDDGVSWQSYQDSAPPQVENTTVLLRSIGANGQQHSRVVTLN, from the coding sequence ATGACAAAATTGACAATGAAAGCCCTAACGGCACTGGCTGTCGGGATCGCAATCAACTCGGTGGCTGCCCAGGCAAGTGAAGCCACACAGCTTGGCGTGTCGTCTGCCCATGACTTGGCACAGCGGCTGGACGTGCAGTACACGATAACTGCCAACCAACCCCAGGCGCATAATATCGACTGCCAGAAGCTGGGGGCGGATTATGCTGCCTGTTTTACCGCTACAATTCTTTTGACCAACACCTCCGACGAGGCCATTGAGGCGAGCGACTGGGGCCTGTATTTCTCGAGTATTCGCCGCCTGCTGAAGATGGATCACCCTGAGCTGACGCTGACACGGATCACTGGGGACCTTCATCGGATCGAGCCTAATGACGCCTTTACCGGGCTGGGTGCTGGTGAGAGCCTGGAAATCCCCATCGTGGGTGAGTACTGGCAGCTATTCATGACCGATGTGATGCCCAACTGGTATCTGGCGGTGGATGATGAAACAGCGGTTATTGATAATACCCGTGATGAGCTACTGACGGACTTCGTGGGTGTGCCCGAGGGTGAGTTACTTATGCGCACGCCGGAGGATCGCAATGTGGTGATGACTGCCGAAACACGCTTCGAGCGGAACGCAGCGGCCACTGCAATACCAGCCGAGGCATTGCGGGGAGCCATTGTGCCAACACCGCAGTCATCTCGCCTGGGAAAGGCTACTCTCGATCTGTCTGAAGGGGTCAGCCTGGTGATGCCAATGCTGAGCGAGGCCAGCATAGCTGCACTGGGGGAGCGCTTCGAGCGGCTTGATATCCCCGTCAACGAAGGTGAAAACGGCCTGGTGATTCGCGCCCGTTTAGTCTCCGAGTCAGATGCCCTCGATGACGCACTGGCAAGGAAAGGGGGCTATCGCCTGCAGCTCGATGAGTCAGGTGCCGATATTCTGGCCTTTGACGCCGCTGGGGCTTTCTACGCTGTACAGTCGCTTATAGCGGCCACGGATGAAGCAGGGCTAGTGCCAGCGATGGACGTTGATGATGCTCCGCGTTACGACTACCGCGGCGTCATGCTGGACGTGGCGCGGAACTTCAAAGACAAGGCCTCAGTGCTGCGTTTGCTCGACCAAATGGCCGCCTACAAGCTCAATCGTTTCCATTTCCATCTCACCGATGATGAGGGGTGGCGGCTGGAGATTCCGGGGTTGGCGGAGTTAACCGAAGTGGGCAGCAAGCGCTGTCATGATCTGGATGAAACGAACTGCCTGTTACCCCAGTTGGGCTCTGGGCCAGCGGCCGACACGTCCGGTAGCGGTTTTTATACCCGAGAAGATTATATCGATATCGTGCGCTATGCCGAGGCACGCCATATTCGGGTAATACCTGAGATTGATATGCCTGCTCACGCTCGCGCCGCCGTGGTGGCTATGGAAGCGCGGCACCATCGGCTGCTGGAAGAAGGCGATAGTGTGGCAGCCAACGAATATCGGTTAATCGACCCCGAAGATATGTCCAATACGCTGTCGGTTCAGCTCTATGACCGCCGCAGTTATCTCAACCCCTGCCTTGAGTCAACGCATCGCTTTGTTGATAAGGTAATGGGCGAAGTGGTATCGATGCATCAGGAGGCGGGCCAAACGCTGGAGAACTGGCACTTTGGTGGTGACGAGGCCAAAAATATCCTGCTGGGCCATGGTTTTCAGGATATCGATGCCAAAGAAGCGGTCGACTGGCGAGGAACCATCGACCAGCGTGACCAGCACCATCCCTGGGAAGCATCACCGATTTGCCAGCAGCGCATTGCCAGTGGAGAGGTCGCTTCTGTTGAAGAGCTACCAAGCCGTTTTGCCCTGCAGGTTAACCGCATCGCCAATGCTTACGGGATACCCCGCATGTCGGCTTGGCAGGATGGTCTTAAGCATGTGGAATCCGCCGCAGAGTTTGCTACGCCGCAGGTAGCGGTCAATTTCTGGGACCCGCTGTTTTGGGGCGGCAGTCAGTCGGTGGCGGAGTGGCAGTCGCGGGGCTATGAGGTGATTCTTTCGAGCCCAGATTATCTCTACTTCGACATGCCCTACGAGGTGAATCCCTACGAGCGGGGTTACTACTGGGCAACACGCTTCACCGACACCCGCAAGGTGTTCTCCTTTGCCCCCGATAATCTGGCACAAAATGCCGAGACCTCGGTTGACCGGGATGGCAACACCTTCCGTGCCGAGAGCGTTGAGGGGTGGCAGGGCGCTCGGGGAATTTCCGGCCAGGCTTGGGGGGAGACGGTGCGCAGTGAAGCCCAAATGGAGTATATGATCTTTCCACGCTTGCTGGCGTTGGCCGAGCGAGCTTGGCACCGAGCCGAGTGGGAACTCGGTTATCGACCTGGTCAGGTGTTCGTCGGTGGCGAGACGTCCTTCGTCGACCATGAGACGTTGACCGAGGACTGGCAGCGTTTTGCTAACCTGCTAGGGCAACGCATCCTTCCCCGTTTGGAACAGGATGGAATCGCTTATCGTCTGCCCTTGCCAGGAGCTCGAATCGAAGCGGGTAGGCTAGAAGCTAATGTGGCTCTGCCAGGAGTGGCTATTGAGTACTCCCTGGACGATGGGGTGAGCTGGCAGTCCTATCAGGACAGCGCGCCACCCCAGGTGGAAAACACCACGGTGCTATTACGCAGCATCGGTGCCAACGGTCAGCAGCATAGCCGTGTCGTGACGCTAAATTAA
- a CDS encoding OprD family outer membrane porin, giving the protein MLISSIFTPQKGQPLGRFGQLALVGTLSLVPLTSSAGEPQGFMEEASLQTTLFYIYRDRDRRQGGMGPAGEGRPGAYASNLQHSTANLAVDFSSGYAGGVVGLDLAAFAAYDFQNRHQGTEFNFRPASTLWEERWDGKETNGASLYRAALKLKFGDMWGRLGYLQPQGTSVIAPNWSFLPGTYRGGELGARIGDLSLSYFHADRYKAPWYQSFYEFRQADGETIDYLHSLGARYEVTDDLVVEAAFGQAQGYMDQGFGKVSYATQLNDSPLRLSYQAYAARDRHDDGSANDVYDGTAWQQVLTAHYGQGAFDWRLEFSWVHAPGAQGYFLPRMTTPYASSNGRMDVWWDARSDWNHDGEKSLYAGVTYDLEGWRLPGWSLGVAHAYGWDARPYSGFEDPGRRFSESAWNFDVHYKVQNGWAEGTRFQLHYTRYDNRTDYASWGDGGFKNAFQDEHDIKFTVVAPFSIL; this is encoded by the coding sequence ATGCTGATATCAAGCATATTTACGCCCCAAAAAGGGCAGCCTTTAGGTCGCTTTGGTCAACTAGCCTTGGTCGGCACCTTATCTCTGGTTCCTTTGACGTCCTCTGCAGGTGAGCCACAGGGCTTTATGGAAGAGGCCAGTCTTCAGACCACTCTGTTTTATATCTACCGAGATCGTGATCGTCGTCAGGGAGGTATGGGGCCAGCTGGTGAGGGCCGTCCAGGGGCTTACGCTTCCAACCTGCAGCACTCTACCGCCAATCTGGCCGTCGACTTCTCGAGCGGTTATGCGGGGGGAGTTGTGGGGCTGGATCTAGCCGCCTTTGCCGCCTATGACTTTCAGAACCGCCACCAGGGTACGGAGTTTAATTTCCGCCCAGCGAGTACGCTCTGGGAGGAGCGCTGGGACGGCAAGGAGACGAATGGCGCCAGCCTTTACCGGGCTGCCCTCAAGTTGAAATTTGGCGATATGTGGGGGCGGCTGGGGTATCTGCAGCCTCAAGGCACCAGTGTCATCGCCCCGAACTGGTCTTTCCTACCGGGCACTTATCGCGGTGGTGAGCTCGGAGCCAGGATAGGTGACCTGTCGCTGAGCTATTTTCATGCCGACCGTTACAAAGCCCCCTGGTATCAGAGCTTCTACGAGTTCCGCCAAGCTGACGGAGAAACAATCGACTACCTGCACTCGTTGGGAGCGCGCTATGAAGTCACCGATGATCTGGTAGTCGAGGCAGCGTTTGGGCAAGCCCAGGGTTATATGGATCAAGGGTTCGGTAAGGTGTCTTATGCCACCCAGTTGAACGATTCCCCGCTGCGTTTGAGTTACCAGGCCTATGCCGCTCGTGATCGCCATGACGATGGCTCAGCCAACGACGTCTATGACGGCACTGCCTGGCAACAGGTGCTTACCGCTCACTATGGTCAAGGTGCCTTCGATTGGCGGCTTGAGTTTAGTTGGGTGCATGCGCCGGGTGCTCAGGGCTACTTCCTGCCGCGAATGACCACCCCTTATGCATCGTCTAACGGCCGCATGGACGTCTGGTGGGATGCCCGGTCCGACTGGAATCACGATGGCGAGAAGTCCCTCTACGCCGGTGTCACCTATGACCTGGAGGGGTGGCGTTTGCCCGGCTGGTCGCTGGGCGTGGCTCATGCGTATGGCTGGGATGCACGTCCCTACTCAGGTTTTGAGGACCCCGGCCGCCGCTTTAGTGAGTCCGCCTGGAACTTTGATGTGCATTACAAGGTTCAGAATGGCTGGGCCGAGGGCACGCGCTTTCAACTGCACTACACCCGCTACGACAACCGCACCGACTACGCCTCCTGGGGAGATGGCGGTTTTAAAAACGCCTTTCAGGATGAACACGACATCAAGTTCACAGTCGTGGCCCCTTTCTCGATTCTGTAA
- the nagE gene encoding N-acetylglucosamine-specific PTS transporter subunit IIBC: MSSMTFGSRLMGGLQRLGRSLMLPIAVLPIAGLLLRLGQPDLLDIAFIAGAGEAIFANLALIFAIGLAVGFADDSNGAAGLAGVIGYLVLDAVLTALNPEIDMGVLAGIISGSVAGLLYNRYKSIQLPEYLAFFGGRRFVPIATGLAAVALGVAFGLIWPPIQHGIDSLGQWLISAGELGLFVYGTINRLLIVTGLHHVLNSLVWFVFGSFETASGVVANGDLNRFFAGDPAAGRFMTGFFPVMMFGLPAAALAMYHAAPKGRRAQVGGLLLSLALTAFLTGVTEPIEFTFMFLAPLLYGMHAVLTGISMALLHWLDVKLGFTFSAGAFDFALSYGLSTNGWLMLPVGLVYFALYYTVFRWAIVRFNLPTPGREPESTGPAVAPTPLGERGPAFVTALGGAGNLQSVGACTTRLRLVLENPEAIDEPALKSLGSRGIMRLQGGGLQVVMGPIADGIADEIRQALKQSGAVLDSDTSSGHNPASPANSSQPTALPTEVAQRWIAALGGDANVQRLEVQAQTRLRVELVDGAGLDSAALDQLGCRGIQALSSNTWHLVVGDQAAAIAHSLRT; encoded by the coding sequence ATGTCTTCCATGACCTTCGGTTCCCGCCTGATGGGCGGGCTGCAGCGGCTTGGCCGCTCTCTAATGCTACCTATCGCGGTGCTGCCTATCGCAGGCCTATTGCTGCGTCTTGGCCAACCTGATCTGCTGGATATTGCCTTCATTGCTGGCGCTGGTGAGGCTATTTTCGCCAATCTGGCACTGATTTTTGCCATCGGCTTAGCCGTAGGCTTCGCAGATGATAGCAACGGCGCTGCTGGCTTGGCTGGGGTGATCGGCTACTTGGTGCTGGATGCGGTGCTTACCGCTCTCAACCCCGAGATCGATATGGGCGTGCTGGCAGGGATTATTTCCGGCAGCGTCGCAGGCCTGCTCTATAATCGTTACAAGTCGATTCAACTCCCTGAGTACTTGGCTTTTTTTGGTGGGCGACGCTTCGTACCTATTGCTACAGGGCTAGCTGCGGTGGCATTGGGCGTCGCTTTTGGGTTGATCTGGCCACCTATCCAGCATGGTATTGATTCCCTTGGTCAGTGGCTGATAAGCGCAGGCGAACTGGGGCTTTTCGTCTACGGAACGATCAATCGTTTGTTGATTGTGACTGGGCTGCACCACGTGTTGAATAGCCTGGTGTGGTTTGTTTTCGGTAGTTTCGAGACAGCCTCTGGGGTAGTGGCTAACGGTGACCTAAATCGTTTCTTTGCTGGCGACCCTGCAGCGGGGCGCTTTATGACCGGTTTCTTCCCAGTAATGATGTTTGGCTTACCAGCAGCCGCGCTGGCTATGTACCATGCAGCACCAAAAGGTCGCCGTGCCCAGGTGGGTGGCCTGCTACTTTCGCTGGCGTTGACGGCTTTCCTGACCGGTGTCACCGAACCCATCGAATTTACCTTTATGTTCCTGGCGCCGCTGCTTTATGGCATGCACGCGGTACTAACGGGCATTTCCATGGCACTGCTGCACTGGCTGGATGTGAAGCTTGGCTTCACCTTCTCTGCAGGGGCTTTCGACTTCGCACTCTCTTACGGACTCTCCACCAATGGCTGGCTGATGTTGCCTGTGGGGCTCGTCTATTTCGCCCTTTACTACACGGTATTTCGCTGGGCCATCGTCCGCTTTAATTTGCCTACTCCAGGGCGCGAGCCAGAGAGTACAGGGCCGGCAGTAGCCCCAACGCCGCTAGGCGAGCGTGGTCCCGCTTTTGTCACGGCGTTAGGTGGAGCCGGCAACCTGCAAAGCGTAGGTGCCTGCACCACTCGGTTGCGCTTGGTGCTGGAGAATCCCGAGGCGATCGATGAACCGGCCCTGAAGTCATTGGGCTCTCGGGGGATCATGCGTCTTCAGGGTGGCGGTCTCCAGGTGGTGATGGGCCCCATTGCAGATGGTATTGCAGATGAGATTCGACAAGCGCTCAAGCAAAGTGGAGCGGTGCTTGATTCCGACACCTCCTCGGGACATAACCCTGCCAGCCCCGCAAACTCTTCTCAACCGACTGCATTGCCCACCGAGGTGGCTCAACGCTGGATAGCGGCCTTAGGCGGCGATGCCAACGTGCAGCGGTTGGAGGTTCAGGCCCAGACACGCCTGCGAGTGGAGCTAGTCGATGGCGCTGGTCTAGACAGCGCGGCGCTTGACCAACTGGGGTGTAGAGGCATTCAGGCGTTGAGCAGTAATACATGGCATCTGGTCGTCGGAGATCAAGCCGCTGCTATCGCGCATTCACTAAGAACCTAA